A window of the Corythoichthys intestinalis isolate RoL2023-P3 chromosome 6, ASM3026506v1, whole genome shotgun sequence genome harbors these coding sequences:
- the LOC130917191 gene encoding autophagy-related protein 16-1-like, translating to MLAETTNETTLTGQTSESDKSVNRQAVMAQRRDACTWRRHICEQLKLRDRLQRQGFEEIVHQYNRLLEKSDLRAVLSERYQGDKYDGARGHEATAATDGGPATASQQEMADLRIRHQEELTELHKKRGELAHTVIELNDLIRQKDKEIQNNEAEMSEYRRQTAGLEADCRDLRNRLQDLERANQTLKDEYDALQITFGALEEKLRKTTEDNQELVSRWMAEKAQEANRLNAENEKDSRRRQAKLQKELADAAKEPLPVVDPDDDIQVLAEESGKAGGESPRNTPLGRTPSKKISHAPPGSLLDSISNIFGRRGANSPGTSPENNEAPAVVRADVRVPSAALHVFEAHDGEVNAVRFGPGSRLLATGGTDRRVKLWEVISGRCEPKGALTGSNAGITSIEFDSAGSYLLAASNDFASRIWTLEDYRLRHTLTGHSGKVLSARFLLDNARIVSGSYDRTLKLWDLRSKVCMKTVFTGSSCNDIVCTEQCVMSGHFDKKVRFWDIRAESGVLELELQGRVTCLDLNHERTELLACSRDDLLKIVDLRANAVRQTLSAEGFKCGADWTRVTFSPDGNYVAGGSADGALYIWSVLTGKVDRTLERNHNSAINAVSWSPSGVYVGSVEKGGKAILWSDV from the exons ATGTTGGCTGAGACAACGAACGAAACGACGTTGACGGGACAAACAAGCGAGAGCGACAAGTCCGTTAACAGGCAG GCGGTCATGGCGCAACGACGGGACGCCTGCACGTGGAGGAGGCACATCTGCGAGCAGCTCAAGCTCCGAGATCGCCTGCAGCGCCAAGGCTTCGAAGAGATCGTCCATCAGT ACAATCGTCTGCTGGAGAAGTCGGACCTACGGGCCGTCCTGTCGGAGCGCTACCAGGGGGACAAGTACGACGGCGCGCGAGGACACGAAGCCAC GGCGGCGACGGACGGCGGGCCCGCGACGGCGTCGCAGCAGGAGATGGCCGACCTGAGGATCCGCCACCAGGAGGAGCTCACCGAGCTACATAAGAAACGAGGAGAG CTGGCCCATACGGTGATCGAGCTCAACGACCTGATCCGGCAGAAGGACAAAGAGATCCAGAACAACGAGGCCGA GATGTCAGAGTACCGGCGGCAGACGGCCGGCCTGGAGGCGGACTGTCGCGATCTCCGCAACCGCTTGCAG GACCTGGAACGGGCCAACCAGACGCTGAAGGACGAGTACGACGCCCTGCAGATCACCTTCGGCGCCTTGGAGGAGAAACTGCGCAAGACCACGGAGGACAACCAGGAGCTGGTCTCGCGCTGGATGGCCGAGAAGGCTCAGGAAGCCAACCGCCTCAACGCCGAGAACGAGAAGGACAGCAG ACGCCGACAGGCCAAGCTGCAGAAGGAGCTGGCCGATGCCGCTAAAGAACCGCTTCCCGTCGTCGACCC GGACGACGACATCCAAGTTCTGGCCGAGGAGTCCGGGAAGGCCGGCGGAGAGTCTCCGCGGAACACGCCGCTCGGCAGAACTCCCAG TAAGAAAATATCCCATGCGCCGCCCGGCAGTCTGTTAGACTCCATCTCTAACATCTTCGG GCGGCGAGGCGCCAACTCTCCAGGAACGTCTCCGGAAAATAACGAGGCGCCGGCGGTTGTCCGCGCGGACGTCCGGGTCCCGTCTGCCGCGCTGCACGTATTT GAGGCGCACGACGGCGAGGTCAACGCGGTGCGCTTCGGGCCCGGCTCGCGTCTCTTGGCCACGGGAGGCACGGACCGCCGGGTCAAGCTGTGGGAGGTCATCTCGG GTCGCTGCGAGCCCAAAGGAGCCTTGACGGGCAGCAACGCCGGCATCACCAGCATCGAATTCGACAGCGCC GGTTCCTACCTGTTGGCCGCCTCCAACGACTTCGCCAGTCGAATCTGGACTTTGGAAGACTACAGACTGAGG CACACGCTGACGGGACACAGCGGCAAGGTTCTGTCGGCCCGCTTCCTGCTGGACAACGCTCGCATCGTGTCGGGGAGCTACGACCGCACCCTTAAACTGTGGGACCTCCGCAGCAAAGTCT GCATGAAGACGGTGTTCACGGGCTCCAGCTGCAACGACATCGTGTGCACCGAGCAGTGCGTCATGAGCGGCCACTTTGACAAGAAGGTCCGATTCTGGGACATCAG GGCGGAGAGCGGCGTGCTGGAGCTGGAGCTTCAGGGTCGGGTGACCTGTTTGGACCTGAACCACGAGCGCACCGAGCTCCTGGCCTGCTCCAGAGACGACCTGCTCAAGATCGTGGACCTTCGCGCCAACGCCGTCCGACAGACCCTCAG CGCCGAGGGCTTCAAGTGCGGCGCCGACTGGACACGAGTCACCTTCAG TCCTGACGGAAATTATGTGGCCGGCGGCTCGGCGGACGGAGCGTTGTACATTTGGAGTGTTCTGACAGGGAAGGTGGACAGAACGCTGGAGCGCAATCACAA CTCTGCCATCAACGCAGTGTCTTGGTCACCGTCGGGCGTGTACGTCGGCAGCGTAGAGAAGGGCGGCAAGGCCATCCTCTGGTCCGACGTCTGA